Proteins co-encoded in one Brassica rapa cultivar Chiifu-401-42 chromosome A02, CAAS_Brap_v3.01, whole genome shotgun sequence genomic window:
- the LOC103852670 gene encoding arginine/serine-rich protein PNISR isoform X5, with protein MQYSYGDQTVAPITNLHDQPLQFATRESSDYASHHNAWLPHASTGVVYPPIPSSVPSMPEHNSSMAMPPVTGHNMPPYGGYTPPNLQPVGPPYAFGTKPPLHPVTAFMDDSYAASSVPSKNVNLPNWLKEELSKIKPSHGKPSSGSFEEREAMDDDILYKPTEKFDQRDNKRFSASKSSDEEEEEEEEKDEDEMDAARSTAINSEIKRILTEVLLKVTDELFDEIATKVINEDGAIQKGLFAVILCYSSLLVQHEPKSSSSFLSAADPTHKASAKVLVSVGGTDKKADVLGLASYASDDDDADTDAASSADVDGGDGVESHGMGSTNDVTQQPSADNPPESKAMVDTRLNPEVVAGDVSHNNNKAGLDQMLGSRRNSFSEGNKTVNVSASSDDASGCRTNDPDRTVSDKEAILEQPHRKNSGLESDCSLRQDSNKSSGKDLSDDLSRDKSRGDEMKSGKEKGDSRNGSKDRVKQKDMKSAEEGKGFESNKKCTDLDVKKDSKDAERHHRTNSKEDRGKKREKEKEERSRHRHSQGSSKDKRRRSPTSNGSSDDSIRKSRSRKRNISPSPVRSRRKRSSPSSDESSDDSRRKSSSRRRNRSPSPGRSRKRHVTSRSPHSKHSENKHSSYSSHEKSRYIFPISYDTSLSLDRWLKLELLFFL; from the exons ATGCAATATTCATATGGGGATCAAACAGTCGCTCCAATTACCAACCTTCACGACCAGCCTTTACAGTTTGCTACCAGAGAGAGTTCTGATTACGCTAGTCATCATAATGCGTGGCTGCCCCATGCCTCAACCGGAGTAGTTTATCCTCCTATTCCTTCGTCGGTACCTTCAATGCCAGAG CATAATTCATCTATGGCTATGCCTCCTGTTACGGGTCATAACATGCCTCCATATGGAGGGTATACCCCACCAAATCTCCAGCCTGTTGGACCCCCTTATGCTTTTGGGACAAAGCCGCCTCTTCACCCTGTTACTGCTTTCATGGACGACTCATATGCAGCATCGTCTGTTCCTTCTAAAAAC GTTAATTTACCTAACTGGCTCAAGGAAGAGTTATCGAAGATCAAACCATCTCATGGAAAGCCTTCTTCAGGGAGTTTTGAGGAGAGAGAGGCTATGGACGATGATATACTTTATAAACCTACCGAGAAATTTGATCAGCGTGACAACAAAAGGTTCAGCGCTTCTAAATCTTCCgacgaagaagaggaggaggaggaggagaaggatgAG GATGAGATGGATGCAGCTAGAAGCACAGCAATTAACTCTGAGATAAAGCGTATCTTGACTGAAGTTCTTCTCAAG gtTACAGATGAATTATTTGATGAAATTGCAACCAAAGTCATTAATGAAGATGGAGCAATACAAAAAGGTTTGTTTGCTGTTATTCTGTGCTATTCATCATTACTTGTCCAGCACGAACCTAAGTCATCATCTTCTTTTCTGTCGGCAGCTGATCCAACGCACAAGGCTTCGGCAAAAGTTTTGGTCTCAGTAGGAGGCACAGATAAAAAAGCAGATGTACTAGGCCTTGCTAGCTATGcgtctgatgatgatgatgcggaTACTGATGCTGCCTCTAGTGCTGATGTCGATGGCGGTGATGGAGTTGAAAGTCATGGCATGGGGTCGACAAACGATGTTACTCAGCAGCCAAGCGCGGATAATCCTCCTGAATCTAAAGCAATGGTCGACACGAGATTAAATCCAGAAGTTGTAGCCGGTGATGTATCTCACAATAACAATAAGGCAGGCTTGGATCAGATGTTGGGGTCCAGGAGAAATTCATTCAGTGAAGGTAACAAAACTGTTAATGTAAGTGCCAGCTCTGATGATGCTTCAGGATGCAGAACAAACGATCCTGACAGAACAGTCAGTGATAAAGAAGCAATACTAGAACAGCCTCACAGGAAGAACTCTGGCTTGGAATCAGATTGCAGCCTTCGTCAGGACAGCAATAAAAGTTCCGGGAAAGACTTGAGTGACGATTTGAGTAGGGATAAAAGTAGAGGAGATGAAATGAAAAGTGGAAAAGAGAAGGGAGATTCTCGGAATGGCTCAAAAGATAGAGTGAAGCAGAAGGATATGAAGTCAGCAGAGGAAGGTAAAGGCTttgaatcaaataaaaaatgtacTGATCTGGATGTAAAAAAGGACTCGAAGGATGCAGAGAGGCATCACAGAACAAATTCTAAGGAAGACCGGGGTAAAAAGAGGGAGAAGGAAAAGGAAGAACGGTCAAGACACAGACATTCTCAAGGCTCAAGCAAAGACAAAAGAAGACGCTCTCCAACTAGTAATGGATCCTCTGATGACTCAATAAG AAAGTCCCGTTCGAGAAAAAGGAATATATCACCATCTCCTGTTAGGTCCAGAAGAAAACGCTCTTCTCCATCGAGTGATGAATCTTCTGATGATTCAAGAAG GAAGTCTTCTTCTAGAAGAAGGAATCGGTCACCATCTCCCGGAAGGTCCAGAAAAAG ACATGTTACTTCGCGGTCACCACATAGCAAGCATTCTGAGAACAAGCACAGTTCCTACTCTTCTCATGAAAAATCCAGGTACATATTTCCAATTTCATATgatacttctctctctcttgacaGGTGGTTAAAGCTGGAACTTTTGTTTTTcctctaa